One Manihot esculenta cultivar AM560-2 chromosome 18, M.esculenta_v8, whole genome shotgun sequence genomic window carries:
- the LOC110606337 gene encoding WUSCHEL-related homeobox 4: MGSMKVHQLARAFWEHEPSLTLGCKRLRPLAPKLANTDSVSSFDLKSFIRPESGPRKIGSSDEKKDSPQVETHPGGTRWNPTQEQIGILEMLYRGGMRTPNAQQIEQITAQLGRYGKIEGKNVFYWFQNHKARERQKQKRNSLGLSHSLRTSSPITAISLDSRVEVERDQDSPYKRKCRSWAFEYLDLEESRSCREEGDRTLELFPLHPEGR; this comes from the exons ATGGGAAGCATGAAGGTGCATCAGTTAGCACGTGCATTCTGGGAGCACGAACCCTCTCTTACTCTTGGTTGCAAGCGTCTTCGCCCTCTTGCTCCCAAGCTGGCCAACACAGATAGTGTTTCCTCTTTCGATCTCAAGAGCTTCATTAGACCCGAAAGTGGTCCTAGAAAAATTGGATCCTCTGACGAGAAGAAAGATTCACCTCAG GTGGAGACACACCCAGGAGGGACCCGATGGAATCCGACGCAAGAACAGATAGGGATACTGGAGATGCTGTACAGAGGAGGAATGAGAACTCCCAATGCCCAACAAATAGAACAAATCACTGCACAGCTAGGCAGATATGGCAAGATCGAAGGGAAGAACGTGTTTTACTGGTTCCAAAACCACAAAGCCCGAGAAAGGCAAAAGCAGAAGCGCAATAGCCTTGGTCTAAGCCATAGTCTGAGAACCTCAAGCCCTATTACCGCTATATCTTTGGATTCGAGG GTAGAAGTTGAGAGAGACCAAGACAGTCCATATAAGAGAAAGTGCAGGAGCTGGGCATTTGAGTACCTAGATTTAGAAGAAAGCAGATCATGTAGAGAGGAAGGAGATAGAACTCTGGAGCTTTTCCCATTGCACCCGGAAGGCAGATGA
- the LOC110605879 gene encoding ethylene-responsive transcription factor ERF011, with product MEGECCSSSSSTSPTTTTEKRKHRQQQDKPYRGIRMRKWGKWVAEIREPNKRSRIWLGSYSTPIAAARAYDTAVFYLRGPSARLNFPDLIYQDDELRDISAASIRKKATEVGAQVDALQQTGLHASENNSNRVVSEKPDLNQYPTPENSDDE from the coding sequence atggAGGGGGAGTGCTGTTCAAGTTCCAGCTCCACTTCCCCCACTACAACCACCGAGAAGCGCAAGCACAGGCAACAACAAGACAAACCTTATAGAGGCATAAGGATGAGGAAGTGGGGTAAGTGGGTTGCTGAGATTAGAGAACCCAATAAACGGTCTAGGATTTGGCTTGGCTCCTACTCAACGCCTATCGCCGCCGCACGTGCCTACGACACCGCCGTTTTCTACCTTCGAGGCCCTTCCGCGAGGCTTAATTTCCCCGATTTGATATACCAAGATGACGAACTACGGGACATATCTGCTGCTTCTATTCGCAAGAAAGCCACTGAAGTTGGGGCTCAGGTGGACGCCCTGCAGCAAACAGGACTCCATGCATCAGAAAACAACTCCAACCGAGTAGTCTCAGAGAAACCTGATTTGAACCAGTATCCGACCCCAGAAAATTCCGATGACGAGTAA